The Pirellulales bacterium genomic sequence TTGACCGCAACGCGAACCAGCACACGCTGGTGGAAGCCTGGCTCGACGATTTGTTGGTGCTAAGCCGACACGGCGCCCCGCGCCCCGAACTGGCTGCCAAGTCTCGCCGCTAACCCAGCGATTACGATGCGCGTGCTGGAGGCAGTTATTCGTCGCGCATTTCTCCATGCAGCGTCAGGACAATTTGCCGTCGTCCGCCGCGGTTACGATGCTCGCACAAATAAATTCCTTGCCACGTTCCCAGGCACAGTTTTCCGTTTTGCACCGGAACGCTTACCGAACTCCCCAATAGCGCCGCTTTCACGTGGGCTGGCATGTCGTCGGGCCCTTCCACAGTATGGCGATGCGGAAAATCTTCCGGCGCAAGTGCGTTCAACGAAGTTTCCAAATCCGCTGGCACGTCTGGATCGGCATTCTCGTTGATCGTCAGCGAGGCACTGGTGTGCTGCAAATATACGTGCAGCAAACCCACCCGAAATTCGCCAATTTCCGGCAGCGCTTCCAGAATTTGCGGAGTAATGAGATGAAAGCCGCGCGGCTTGGGCGGCAGCAAAATATTTCGCTGAAACCAGGACATTTTTTCTTCGTCGCCGCAAGTTGTTATCTGACCGTTAGGTTAGCAAAAATAGCGAGAATTTCCCGGCCTTTTGCGTACAAAAAACATTGTGCAAAAGCTTGACTTTTGTGTTTCAATCTTAATAATGGGATGTTTTGAGCATGGTGACAAGTCGGTTGCATCCGTCCTGCCTTTGAGGAACCCCGCGCGCCATATTTTACTGAGCCAGCGGATGCTTCGACGGGAATAATGTCTTATGTAAAGCTGGGTTCCATTCAATTTGCAAACAATCGGTCGGCACCGGCGATCGCTACATCAGCATCGCCCGAGCGTTTCGCGCCGAACCGCCACAACATTTTTTTTATTTGTGTAACCAGAGGTATTTGCAATGCGTAAGCATCGAAATGTGTTTGAAACAATTTTACAGTTTGGTCACGACGAAAACTTTGCCCCGGTGCGAACGGAAGATTTTGTTCCTACCGATGCACCCGCCGGTTCGCGCGCTAAAATCGACCAGATGGCGGAGCGCATTCAAATGGGTCTGCCCCTGTGGCACCCGGAAGATCGTGGCGATTACAGCGGCCTAACCGGCGCGATTCGTCCCCGCGAATAGTCCATCGCCCGCTGGCATTGCTCAGCAGGCAAAAATTGAACAGCCCCAGCGGCCCGGCGAGATTCGTCGGGCCGCTGCTATTTCAACTGGGGCAAATCGTCGCCAATTCCCGGCGGAAGTTCGGTTCGGCCGGGCGCTAGCCAACGCCGCAAACGCGAATCGGCTGGGTCAGAGGTCGCTGGACCAACAAACTCGAACGGGCTGGCCACCAGACCTTCCACCGGCAATGCTTCCTCCGGCAATGCTTCGCCGGCGCCGTTGTGCTGCCATAACACCGTCGGAATTGATTGGGCCACAAGCGAATCCTGACCGGACCAATCGAGCGTGGCCAGCGTTCCGCCGGCAGATTTCGGCCAAGCCGGCCCGTCAAAAATGACGAGCGCGCCCGATTCGTTCGGAGCCAGAACGCACGCCGTGGTGTTTAGCGCCACGGTTCCGCTGGCCTCCAGGGGATGCTCTGCGTGAAGCACAACCACCGCTACGGCTCCTCGCACCGTCACATGTTCCAGCGTAATGGCTGAGGAAACCTCCGCAGCCGGCGCATGGAGAAAGCGCACCAGCGCTCCCTTTCCCAAGTACAGCGTGTTGTGCATCTCGATGGATGCCGGCCCGCGCGTTTGGCAATCGACGCCGCAAGCCACTCCGCAGAGCACGCAATCTCGCAGTTGCAATCGTATTGCCGGCGGCAGTGCCGTGCTGCGTCCCAGCTTGTCGCTAATGCGAATGGCGGCGGGCAGCTCAAACGATCCCACCATTTGCGCTTGAAACGTACAACCTGCGAACTCGACATGCGCCGCTTGCAAATCGATGAGCGCATGCCGGTCGGGCGAAGTAATTTCTTCCGGCCGCTGGCGCCACACAAAGTCGACATTTTCAAACCGCACATGATCGGCCGTGAGCAAAAATCCATTGGGGGGCGTCGCAATGCAGGGCCGGCCTCCATCCTTGCCGCGCACAATGGCGCCGGGCGGCAAACGGAACGCGGTGGCCGAAGTTTCCGTGGTGCTTTTCAGTTCCACAATAGGCCTGGAAAGCGCATCTGCCGGCGGCTTTTCGCGATTGACAGCAGCGACGGAAGCATTGTCGACCGTTTCATAATTTACCGGACGAACTGCTTGATGCGGCCTGGAATCGTCCGCTGCTTGTGCGCGATGGGCTGCTTCATTCGCAATTTTTTGACGCAGCTCTGGCGTGCGATGCGCCTCTTGCGCCGCCACCGGAGTTTGCCGCCTGGAGGGCTCGTTTGCCGCCGGCCGTGCTCGCCACAGCGGCCAAGTGGCCGCAACCAATAACAGCGCGCAGCCCGCCGCCGCCAGCAATGGCTGGGCACTTTTTTTGACGGCGGTTTGGGCCTGCCGCAGCCATGGCGTTTGATCAGCATGAATGCCACTGTCGGCAATTTCCGCGGCCAGTTGACGGCGACCGACGGCAGTCGGTGCGCCCAGCAGCGTTTCTAAATCCGCAAAGGAGTGCGGCCGTGCCGCTGCATCGGTCTGCGTGCAGCGTTCAATGGCCATGGCAAGTGCGTCGCTGACTTCGGGCGCAATTTGCCGGATATTCGTAATCTTGGAACTGCCTGAACCGCCAGCCCGCGGCGGCCGCCCAGCTAACAACTGCCACCACAGGCAGCCGGCGGCGTACAGATCTTCGGCAATCGATGGTTCTTTCGCGCCGGCGGCGCCGCGCGCTCCGCAATAAGCAAGTTGAGCCTGGCCCGAGTTGGTCAGCCGTAGCGTCGCTGCCGAAATATCTCCGTGAGTAATGCCTGCGCGCTGCAGCGCTGCCAAGGCCGCCGTCATCTGCCGGGCAATTTCCAAGGCCGCGACCGGCGTCAATCGGCCATGCCACGAGAGCCACTGGTCAACTGCAAATCCGGTCAACAAATCGTACTGGGCCCACAAGGTTCCTGCGGCATGGCCAGCTGATTTCAGCAGCGTCACGCCGGGCACTGGAATTTCCGCCAATTGCTTTATGACCGTTTGCAGCTTGGCAGCGGCTTGAGCAGCCTGCGCCGCTTCCAACCCCCGAATGACGAACAACTGAACATGCGGGCGCGAATTTTTCTTTGCGCTTTCATCGCCGGTGGTACTGGCGGCCAAAAAGCATTCGGCGCCGTCCAGCCGCTGAATTCGGCGCTGCAGCACATACGGCCCGACGAGCAACTGTTCTCCCCGGCCGGCGTTGATTTCCGCCGACTGATACGGCGTGAGCAGCCGCGCCTGAGCCAGGGCGTCGATCCACACCGAATCGAACAGCGGCAGATCACGCGCCAAGTGCCGCGCGCGCCCGTGCATCGCCTGCACTTGTTCCGGCGTGGCCAAGTGCAACCGTGCTAGCAAATCGGTAAGTGCCGCCGACGGTTTTTCGCGCATCGTGCGGTTGCTAGCAAAATGCCCGCCGCCGAGCAAGAGCGAATGCTCAACCCGGCCGATAGCGTTTCAAGTCGGACACGACGTCAAAATGCGGATCCGTCGTATAAACTGCTGCCTTCAGGCGTTGAGCAACCGCCGCCACCAGCAGGTCGGTAAGTGGCAGCTTATTTTCGCCGGCTGCAAGACGCCGCCCCAGCGAGGCCGCCGCTTGCCAATCGTCTCAGTTCAGTTCCACAAAGTGCGCCATCCGTAACTTGGACGATACCCATTGCGCATCTTCTTCACGACGAAATCCAATTAACACTTCGCTGAGAATCGGACCCACCAAAGCAATGCGATCCGTATCAATCAATTCGTCTACAGCCTTTTTTTCTCGTGAACTGGGCTTATTGAAAAACGATGCCCAAATGCACGTGTCGACCAGCACCCAGTCGTCCATGGGTCCTCACTGACCGTGGCTTGGATATTGCTGTTCTGTGAGTTCACGTGCTTCAAGCTGCTCGGACGCATCATCAAACTCAACCTTGCCGCTGGCTGCCTTCAATTCGCGCAATTGGCTGATCCGCACAAATTCGCGCGCTGCCTTAACCACCGCCTCGGCGTCGTTGCCGATTCGGGTGAGTTCTCGGATCATCGCTAGCTCTTGGCCCGACAATTCAACCGTGATGCTCATAGCAAATATCCTCGTAGGTACTAATTTGCTCCAGCAGGAGTGTCTCGGCGGTAGCCTGGTAGCACAAAAATCATGTCAATGCGTGCAAAGTCCGTGGTCGACCAACTAATCTACCATAATTATCCGCTACAGCGTTACACGAAATCAAGTAAAGCCTCGAGCCTAAACATTATCGCCTCCGGTGGCAGAGTGCCCCGGCTTGGCTTCTTCGCCATCGCTCGATCCGGCTGGCCGCGACGATGATTTTCCACCCCAGCGCCAATCGCGAATTTCGGGCATATCGTCACCCACGCGGCGGATGTATTCCTGGTGATCCAACAGCTTGTCGCGGATCGCTTGCTTGGCGTAGGCCGCTTTTGCGCCTAATTGTGGCAAACGATCGATCACGTCTTCCACCAAGTGCAGCCGGTCCAAATCGTTCCGCACGCACATGTCGAAGGGCGTGGTGGTGGTTCCCTCTTCCTTGTAGCCGCGCACGTGGAAGTTATCGTGATTGGTGCGCTTGTACGTCAAACGGTGAATCAGCCACGGATAACCGTGAAACGCAAAGATGACTGGCTTGTTCTTGGTGAACAACACGTCAAATTCCGGATCGGTCAGGCCGTGCGGATGCTCGCGATCCGATTGCAGCCGCATCAAATCGACCACGTTAATCACGCGCACTTTCAGCTCCGGCAAATGCTGGCGCAGCATTTCCACGGCCGCCAGCGTTTCCAAGGTCGGCACGTCGCCGCAGCAGGCCATCACCACGTCGGGCTCCACACCATTGTCGCTGGAGGCCCATTCCCAAATGCTGATGCCCGCTGTGCAATGCTTCACCGCCTCCTCCATTGTCAGCCACACCGGGGCCGGCTGTTTGCCCGCCACGACCAGATTCACATAGTTGCGGCTGCGCAGGCAATGATCGGTCACACTGAGCAGGCAATTGGCGTCTGGCGGCAAATATACGCGAATAATCTCGGCCTTTTTGTTCACCACGTGGTCGATAAAGCCCGGGTCCTGGTGCGAAAACCCGTTGTGATCTTGCCGCCAAACGTGGGAACTGAGCAAATAATTGAGCGAGGCAATGGGCCGCCGCCACGGAATTTCGCGCGTTACTTTCAGCCATTTGGCATGCTGGTTAAACATCGAATCAATGATGTGAATGAAGGCTTCATAACACGAAAAAAATCCGTGCCTGCCGGTCAGCAAATATCCTTCCAACCAGCCTTGGCACTGATGCTCCGAAAGCACCTCCATGACCCGGCCGTCGGGCGCTAAATGATCGTCGTACGAATACGTTTCCGCCTCCCACGCCCGATTGGTCACGTCGAGCACATCCTGCCAGCGGTTGGAATTGTTTTCGTCCGGGCTGAACAAGCGAAAGTTGCGTCGATCCAGATTCTTTTTCATCACGTCGCGCAAAAACTTACCCATCTCGCGAGTGGCTTCGGCATCGGTAGCGCCCGGCGAAGGCACGTCGACGGCGTAATCACGAAAGTCGGGCAGCTTCAAATCGTGCAACAATAATCCGCCGTTGGCATGCGGATTGGCGCTCATCCGGCGGTCGTCTTGAGGCGGCAAGGCAAGCAATTCCGCGATCAGCTTGCCCGAGGAATCGAACAATTCCTCCGGCCGATAGCTTTTCATCCAATCTTCCAGGATTTTCACGTGCCCCGGCTTGGCCATGTTGGCCATCGGCACTTGGTGCGAGCGCCAATAATCTTCCGTTTTTTGCCCGTCGACTTCCTTTGGCCCGGTCCAGCCCTTGGGTGTGCGTAGCACAATCATCGGCCAGCGTGGGCGGCCGGCGGCGCCCTTCTGCCGGGCGGCCGTTTGAATTTGCTTGATATCGGCCAGCACTTTGTCGAGCGTGGCGGCCAGTAGTTGATGCACCGGTTCCGGATCGTGTCCGACCACAAAGTGCGGCTCGTAGCCGTAACCGCGCAGCAGTTGCTCCAACTCCGCCTGAGGAATTCGCGCCAGCACCGTGGGATTGGCAATTTTGTAGCCGTTCAAGTGCAAAATCGGCAGCACGGCGCCATCGCTGGCCGGATTCAAAAACTTGTTGCCGTGCCAGCCGGTGGCTAGCGCGCCGGTTTCCGCTTCGCCATCGCCGACAATGCAGGCCACGATTAAATCGGGGTTATCGAACGCCGCCCCATAAGCGTGCGACAAGGAGTAACCCAACTCGCCTCCTTCGTGAATCGAGCCCGGCGTTTCCGGCGCTACGTGGCTGGGAATGCCGCCCGGAAACGAAAATTGCTTGAACAAACGCTTGAGGCCCGCTTCATCCTGTCCAATGTCGGAATATACCTCGCTGTAAGTGCCTTCCAAGTAGGCATTGGCCACCGCCGCCGGGCCGCCGTGCCCCGGGCCAATGATGTAAATCATGTTCAAGTTGTCGCGCTTGATCACGCGGTTCAAATGCACATACAGAAAATTCAAACCCGGCGTGGTGCCCCAATGCCCGAGCAACCGCGGCTTAATGTGCGTCAGCTCCAACGGTTGCTTGAGCAGCGGATTGTCGAGCAAATAAATTTGCCCGACCGAAAGATAATTTGCCGCCCGCCAGTAAGCGTGCATTTTGCGCAGCTCGTCGGCCGAGAGAGCGTTGGCGGTATTCATCTCCGCTTTACTGGGCTGCTTGGCGGTTGCGGAAGTTGCCATGGCTTGGTTCTCCTTAAAGCCTGGAAGGATTCTCGCGCGGCAAGAGAGTCGTCAAAATTTGAGATTAGCAATCTGAATCGTAGTGCGCGCAATCACGATTTCCTCATCCGTGGGAATTACTCGCACGGTCGCTGGACTGTTATTGGCCGAGATCACTGGGCCGTCTGCGGCATTTCCGGCTGCATCTAAATTCACACCAAGGTGGCCCAAGTGGCTGCAAATTTGGGACCGCACATCCGCCGCATGCTCGCCGATGCCGCCGCTGAACACCAGCGTGTTCAATCCGCCCAGGGCGGCAGCCAGCGCGCCAATCCATTTTCGCGCCTGATAGCAAAAGATGTCAACCGCCAGGGCCGCCCGAGTGTCTTTCGAGCGTTTCTCTAACAATTCTTTCATATCGGAACTGCTTTCGGAAATGCCCAGCAGTCCCGATTTGCGGTTCACTAAGTCGTCAATTTGATCGGCAGTCATTTTTTCTTGTCGCATCAAGTACACCAGGAGTCCCGGATCCAAATCACCCGTGCGCGTGGCCATGACCAAACCCGCCGTGGGCGTAAAGCTCATGGTGGTATCAATGCATTTTCCCTGGTAAACCGCGGCCATGCTCGCCCCGGCGCCAAGATGCGCCAAAATAATCCGTCCTTGAGCGGCTGTTGCTCCCGCCTGGCGCGCCAATTCGTCCATTAAATATGAATACGACAGGCCATGAAATCCGTAGCGATGCACTCCCTCGGCTTCGTATTTGCGCGGAATCGGCAACCGCTTGGCCACCGCAGGCAAGTCGCGATGAAACGCCGTGTCGAAGCACGCCACCTGCGACACTTGCGGAAAGGACTTGCCCAGCGCTTCAATCAGCGCAATTTCTCCCGGCAAGTGGTCGGGATCAATGGGCGAAACCCGCTTGAGTTCCGCCAACATTTCCGGCGTGATCAGCGCATGCTCCAAATACTTCGGCCCGCCATGCACAATCCGGTGGCCAATGGCCGCGATGTCTTGAGCGCCGAGTTGCTGTTGCTTGATCCAATCCAACACGCCTTGCGCCGCATCAAGAGAATTCTGACTCTTGAACGAGCCGCTCGATTTGCGCGCAAGTTGCAATCCTGCCGCGTCAAATAGCGCCACTTTCACACTCGACGATCCACCGTTAACGGTCAGAATGAAACCATCCATGGCCTACCTATAAACTCGCTAATAAGCGCTCGTATTCCGCATGCGTTCCAATGAAGAACCACACCATCGAATCATCCTTTCGCACACCGACCGCACGATAGGAGTCAGTAATCCGCACCGACCACAGCGGAAGAATTGTATGAAGCCGCTTAAATTGCAGTCCAGGATGAGCCGGATCAGCCTGAAATCGTCGGTACGCTGCTTGGGCACGTCGCTGAATGTCCGCAGGCAACTTGGCGAAAGCCTGACGAAACGACGGATGCAGGCGAGAGTTCACAGTTTTTCGGGGTTAAGCGGCTCACATTCACCACGACGATCAGCTTCCAACAAGTCCTTGACAAATCCCTGGAGCTTCGCGGAATGCGATTCTGTAGATCGCATCCAACGCTCATCCTCTTCAATTTCATGGAGCATCAGGCGCGCAATCATGTCTTGCCGTTCTTCCGGCATCTGCTGCAATCGCTCAATCGCCTGTTTTAGCGCATCCGTCATGTAAAAATTATACCATCTTCAACGGTTTCTGAAAGAAATGTTACACCTTCCCCGGATTTCTATACAGCACTTCCGCCAGCAGTTCTTTTGAACCCTTGAAGCTGCTGCGTTCAAAATGCCACTGGGCGTGCGTCGGCACAAATTCTTCCTTCAGCGGCCAAGGGTCCAGCGGATCATAACCCAGCGCGTCGGCCAGCTTGTTCGAATTGAGTGAAACGTTGCCGGCCCGCGGCGGAATGGGCCCGGCCATTTTGCGTGGGCAGCCCATCAGCAATTTGGGATCATACCCTCCCACGCGGTTGATGATTTGGGCAATGTTGTACAAACTCAGC encodes the following:
- a CDS encoding secondary thiamine-phosphate synthase enzyme YjbQ; protein product: MSWFQRNILLPPKPRGFHLITPQILEALPEIGEFRVGLLHVYLQHTSASLTINENADPDVPADLETSLNALAPEDFPHRHTVEGPDDMPAHVKAALLGSSVSVPVQNGKLCLGTWQGIYLCEHRNRGGRRQIVLTLHGEMRDE
- a CDS encoding phosphoketolase family protein — encoded protein: MATSATAKQPSKAEMNTANALSADELRKMHAYWRAANYLSVGQIYLLDNPLLKQPLELTHIKPRLLGHWGTTPGLNFLYVHLNRVIKRDNLNMIYIIGPGHGGPAAVANAYLEGTYSEVYSDIGQDEAGLKRLFKQFSFPGGIPSHVAPETPGSIHEGGELGYSLSHAYGAAFDNPDLIVACIVGDGEAETGALATGWHGNKFLNPASDGAVLPILHLNGYKIANPTVLARIPQAELEQLLRGYGYEPHFVVGHDPEPVHQLLAATLDKVLADIKQIQTAARQKGAAGRPRWPMIVLRTPKGWTGPKEVDGQKTEDYWRSHQVPMANMAKPGHVKILEDWMKSYRPEELFDSSGKLIAELLALPPQDDRRMSANPHANGGLLLHDLKLPDFRDYAVDVPSPGATDAEATREMGKFLRDVMKKNLDRRNFRLFSPDENNSNRWQDVLDVTNRAWEAETYSYDDHLAPDGRVMEVLSEHQCQGWLEGYLLTGRHGFFSCYEAFIHIIDSMFNQHAKWLKVTREIPWRRPIASLNYLLSSHVWRQDHNGFSHQDPGFIDHVVNKKAEIIRVYLPPDANCLLSVTDHCLRSRNYVNLVVAGKQPAPVWLTMEEAVKHCTAGISIWEWASSDNGVEPDVVMACCGDVPTLETLAAVEMLRQHLPELKVRVINVVDLMRLQSDREHPHGLTDPEFDVLFTKNKPVIFAFHGYPWLIHRLTYKRTNHDNFHVRGYKEEGTTTTPFDMCVRNDLDRLHLVEDVIDRLPQLGAKAAYAKQAIRDKLLDHQEYIRRVGDDMPEIRDWRWGGKSSSRPAGSSDGEEAKPGHSATGGDNV
- a CDS encoding acetate/propionate family kinase is translated as MDGFILTVNGGSSSVKVALFDAAGLQLARKSSGSFKSQNSLDAAQGVLDWIKQQQLGAQDIAAIGHRIVHGGPKYLEHALITPEMLAELKRVSPIDPDHLPGEIALIEALGKSFPQVSQVACFDTAFHRDLPAVAKRLPIPRKYEAEGVHRYGFHGLSYSYLMDELARQAGATAAQGRIILAHLGAGASMAAVYQGKCIDTTMSFTPTAGLVMATRTGDLDPGLLVYLMRQEKMTADQIDDLVNRKSGLLGISESSSDMKELLEKRSKDTRAALAVDIFCYQARKWIGALAAALGGLNTLVFSGGIGEHAADVRSQICSHLGHLGVNLDAAGNAADGPVISANNSPATVRVIPTDEEIVIARTTIQIANLKF